From Scomber scombrus chromosome 9, fScoSco1.1, whole genome shotgun sequence, one genomic window encodes:
- the cxcl14 gene encoding C-X-C motif chemokine 14, translating into MHRFTAVLLLLVVALYVLSAEAYKCRCTRKGPKIRYKDVQKLEIKPKHPYCQEKMIFVTMENVSRFKGQEYCLHPKLQSTKNLVKWFRIWKDKHRVYEA; encoded by the exons ATGCATCGGTTCACAGCAGTGCTACTTTTGTTAGTGGTGGCCCTGTACGTCCTGAGCGCAGAAg CCTACAAGTGCAGGTGCACCAGAAAAGGACCAAAGATCAGATATAAGGACGTACAGAAGCTGGAGATCAAACCCAAACACCCGTACTGCCAAGAGAAGATGATATT CGTGACGATGGAGAATGTGTCTCGGTTCAAAGGGCAGGAGTACTGTCTCCATCCTAAACTGCAGAGCACCAAGAACCTGGTCAAATGGTTCCGAATCTGGAAGGACAAGCACAG GGTGTACGAAGCCTAA